Part of the Bacillus sp. N1-1 genome, TTTCATCATTCTGCTGCTTCTCGGCGTCGTCCATATCGCCTTCCTCCATGTTGCCATCTTCATCTTGATCGCCTTCTTGCTTCCCATCCTGATTCATCGTATCGTCATCTTCTTGATCAATTGTCCCATCGTCTTCATTCACGTTCTCTTCATCCTCAGGAGCATTTTCCTGCATTTCTGGGTCTTCAACTGGTCCCTCTTCTTCATTTGCATTTGAGCATGCCGCCATGTTCAAAGCGAGCAAACAAGTAAATAGTGATAGCATCCACTTTTTCAACGTTATTCCTCCTCGTAGCTGTAATAATGGTATTATTGCCATCTCTTTAAAAAGTATGTATCTACAAAAAAATCTTCTCTTAATAAAGCTATATTCAGCGAGTTTATTACAAAAAAAGTCATAAACAATTGTTATTTTTTACAAATTTCTACACCTTTCTTAGGTTGAATGTCCTATGATAAAAGTAGTTATTTTCGTTACCACTCGTTAATCGTACAAAGTATCCTCCAGAAAAGGGCAACCATTTTTGAAAAAAAGTGGACGCAAAGTAAACGGATCTAAGGAAGGTTTTTTGTAAAGCTTCTATGATGGCTGAACTACCTGGAATGAGTTGAAGGAGGAGTTACATGGGCGTACATACGGAGGAAAAGCTTGATGAAGAATGGATTGCACTAATCATTGAAGCGAAAGAGCTTGGCATGGATATTAACGAAATAAAATCATTTCTTCATCAAAACGGAAAGTAACTTTAACGAAAGCGGCATCGCATTATGCCGCTTTCGTTCTATTTACGGAACAAAAACATACTGGTATAATTAATAATAATAAAGGATTTTGTCGAAGTATCGGAGGGATAGACGTGATCGGAGAAGAAGTTAAAAAGTATCGTTTACGCAAAGGGTTATCACTTTCAGAGCTAGCAGAGCGCGCCAACGTTGCTAAATCGTATTTAAGTTCCATTGAACGAAATATACAATCAAATCCCTCTATTCAATTTTTAGATAAAATATCGAATGTTTTGGACGTGTCAGTTGAAGTACTTCTTCAAGGGGATGATCCCATTCATCAAAGTGAATTAGATGCAGAATGGAAGAAGTTAGTGAAGGAAGCTATGGAGTCCGGTGTTAGTAAAGATCAATTCAAGGAATTTCTTGAATTTAATAAATGGCGCGCAAAGCAGGGGCCTCATCAATAAAGTGTCATGCAAGAGCCGACACCTTTTGGTAGGCTCTTATTTCATTTTAAAATAAGGTCGCGCAAGCACAAATCTAGCGAGTAAACCGGGGAAGCCTGATGAAACATTGCGATCCTTTTCCCATCACTCATAATGAGGTGAAATGGTTTGGTTTTTAATAATTTTACTTAGTTCCTCATACATCTTCTGTTCATCTTCAATCAGTCCTTTGATGTCCTGTTCTTTATATTCGAGACTGTGTATTTTCTTTAGAATAAAAGACAGATCACATTTTCCTTTATATTCATCGTTAATATAAAGCTTGCCGATTTGTTCATCAATCGCAATCACTTTGATCCTTTTCCCTAGTATATAGGATACAAAAGTCCCCTCACCTAACTTAATCACCATCATTCCTCCTTACTTTTTTGAGGAATTGATT contains:
- a CDS encoding anti-repressor SinI family protein yields the protein MGVHTEEKLDEEWIALIIEAKELGMDINEIKSFLHQNGK
- a CDS encoding helix-turn-helix domain-containing protein, encoding MIGEEVKKYRLRKGLSLSELAERANVAKSYLSSIERNIQSNPSIQFLDKISNVLDVSVEVLLQGDDPIHQSELDAEWKKLVKEAMESGVSKDQFKEFLEFNKWRAKQGPHQ